From a single Nicotiana tomentosiformis chromosome 2, ASM39032v3, whole genome shotgun sequence genomic region:
- the LOC104106256 gene encoding 5'-adenylylsulfate reductase 3, chloroplastic-like, whose translation MALAFTSSTAIHTSLSSSSYEQPKVSQLGNFQLLDQPQIPLKALNFSQRRCLVKPLNAEPKRNESIVPSATTIAAPLPEVEEKVEAADYEKLAKELENASPLEIMDKALEKFGNDIAIAFSGAEDVALIEYAHITGRPFRVFSLDTGRLNPETYQLFDAVEKHYGIRIEYMFPDAVEVQTLVRSKGLFSFYEDGHQECCRVRKVRPLRRALKGLRAWITGQRKDQSPGTRSEIPVVQVDPVFEGLDGGIGSLVKWNPVANVDGKDVWNFLRAMNVPVNSLHSKGYVSIGCEPCTRPVLPGQHEREGRWWWEDAKAKECGLHKGNIKDESVNGNGNSVVQANGSANVADIFDTKDIVTLSRPGIENLLKLEDRREPWLVVLYAPWCRFCQAMEGSYVELAEKLGGSGVKVGKFRADGEQKTFAQQELQLGSFPTILFFPKHSSQPIKYPSEKRDVDSLLAFVNALR comes from the exons ATGGCTCTGGCTTTCACTTCTTCAACTGCAATTCATAcctctctttcttcatcttcttatgAACAACCGAAAG TATCCCAATTGGGCAACTTTCAGCTATTGGATCAGCCACAAATCCCTTTGAAAGCATTGAATTTTTCTCAGAGGCGTTGTTTGGTGAAGCCATTAAACGCTGAGCCTAAAAGGAATGAGTCGATAGTTCCATCAGCAACAACAATTGCTGCTCCTCTACCTG AGGTGGAAGAGAAAGTAGAGGCAGCGGACTATGAGAAACTGGCTAAGGAGCTTGAAAATGCTTCACCTCTTGAAATTATGGATAAGGCCCTTGAGAAATTTGGAAATGATATTGCCATTGCTTTCAG TGGTGCTGAAGATGTCGCTTTGATTGAGTATGCTCATATAACCGGTCGACCATTTAGAGTGTTCAGCCTTGATACCGGGAGGTTGAATCCAGAGACCTACCAACTCTTTGATGCTGTCGAGAAGCACTATGGCATTCGCATTGAATACATGTTTCCTGATGCTGTAGAAGTTCAGACCTTAGTGAGGAGCAAAGGTCTTTTCTCATTCTATGAAGATGGCCACCAAGAATGCTGCCGTGTTAGGAAAGTTAGGCCCCTGAGAAGAGCCCTCAAAGGCTTGCGTGCCTGGATCACGGGGCAACGAAAAGATCAGTCCCCTGGAACTCGATCTGAAATTCCGGTTGTCCAAGTAGACCCCGTTTTCGAGGGGTTGGATGGTGGAATTGGAAGCTTAGTGAAGTGGAACCCGGTGGCTAATGTGGACGGCAAGGATGTATGGAACTTCTTACGTGCGATGAATGTGCCTGTGAATTCTTTGCATTCAAAAGGTTATGTCTCCATTGGATGCGAACCTTGCACAAGGCCAGTCCTGCCCGGACAACACGAGAGAGAAGGAAGGTGGTGGTGGGAGGACGCCAAGGCCAAGGAATGTGGATTGCACAAAGGAAACATTAAAGACGAAAGTGTAAATGGTAATGGTAACAGTGTTGTGCAAGCAAATGGTAGTGCCAATGTTGCTGATATTTTTGACACCAAGGACATTGTTACCTTGAGTAGACCTGGAATTGAGAACCTATTGAAATTGGAAGACCGGAGAGAGCCTTGGCTTGTTGTTCTTTATGCTCCTTGGTGCCGCTTCTGCCAG GCAATGGAAGGATCATATGTGGAATTGGCAGAGAAGTTGGGGGGTTCTGGTGTGAAGGTGGGGAAGTTCAGGGCAGATGGTGAGCAGAAAACATTTGCACAACAAGAGTTGCAGCTTGGCAGCTTCCCCACAATACTATTCTTTCCTAAGCACTCTTCACAGCCTATTAAGTACCCATCAGAAAAGAGGGATGTAGATTCCTTACTGGCTTTTGTGAATGCTCTTAGGTGA